A window from Zingiber officinale cultivar Zhangliang chromosome 7A, Zo_v1.1, whole genome shotgun sequence encodes these proteins:
- the LOC122000338 gene encoding ABSCISIC ACID-INSENSITIVE 5-like protein 2, which translates to MGMAMATQGAGRAQQDAQSQSLSRQGLACNLTLDQVQDHLGGPLLSMNLEDLLRNVFPAGKDSCSPAADSGAGAMRKKTVDEAWRHIQRGKEKERQQPRLGEMTLEDFLCRAGVAGDETNEGCGNKIVLGPTEHSLHHCHPQKQEQTVMGRNYVCQPPAPQSQAADSSPFDPQTPRRKRGRFEDVAKKKVERRQKRMIKNRESAARSRARKQAYTNELEKKVSSLEEENQRLKQQKESDAMIQFIPQPYPKQQLRRTSSAPV; encoded by the exons ATGGGCATGGCCATGGCAACTCAGGGCGCCGGCAGAGCTCAGCAAGATGCGCAATCCCAGAGCTTGAGCAGGCAGGGCTTAGCCTGCAACCTCACTCTCGACCAGGTTCAGGACCACCTCGGCGGGCCCTTGCTCAGCATGAACCTCGAAGACCTCCTCCGAAATGTCTTCCCCGCCGGCAAGGACAGCTGCTCCCCCGCGGCCGACTCCGGCGCCGGCGCCATGAGAAAGAAGACGGTGGACGAAGCGTGGAGGCACATCCAACGGGGGAAAGAGAAGGAGAGGCAGCAGCCACGTCTAGGGGAGATGACTCTGGAGGACTTCTTGTGCAGGGCCGGAGTGGCCGGAGACGAGACAAACGAGGGCTGCGGGAATAAGATTGTGTTGGGCCCGACGGAGCACTCGTTGCACCACTGCCATCCCCAGAAGCAGGAGCAGACCGTCATGGGAAGAAACTACGTGTGTCAGCCGCCTGCGCCCCAGTCACAGGCTGCCGACTCCTCCCCATTTGATCCGCAAACGCCGAGGCGGAAAAGGGGGCGCTTCGAAGATGTGGCCAAGAAGAAGGTGGAGCGAAGGCAGAAGAGAATGATCAAGAACCGGGAGTCGGCTGCCCGTTCTCGAGCTAGGAAGCAG GCTTACACCAATGAATTGGAGAAGAAAGTTTCCAGCCTCGAAGAAGAAAATCAAAGGTTGAAGCAGCAAAAG GAGTCGGATGCTATGATCCAGTTTATTCCGCAGCCTTACCCGAAGCAACAACTACGTCGAACAAGTTCAGCACCTGTCTGA